TACGCAGCGCTAAGCCTAGGAATATCAACGGTTGACGCAGCAGTTGCCGGCCTTGGTGGGTGCCCTTATGCTAAAGGCGCGTCAGGAAATGTTGCCACTGAAGATGTCGTTTACTTACTCGATGGCCTTGGCATAAACCATGGAATTGATTTACAAATGCTTGTTGATGCAGGTTGGGCCATTACTAATGCGCTTAACAAAACGCCAATAAGTAAAGTTTCTGTAGCGCTGCACAAAAAACAACAATGACACACTTACGTGTTAACTACTTTTTAGCCTATATATTACTTAAGTAAGTGTAAAACGAAGGTAAATAGTTAACAAAATTTAGCACACAATGAGGAGAGACTCATGGCCGGTTTTGATAAGGTGGTTTCAAGCTACGAAGCTGCAATGGAAGGGTTGAAAGACGGTGATACCATTATTGCCGGTGGTTTTGGTTTATGTGGAATACCTGAAGGTTTAATAAAGCAAATTAAAAAGATGAACACAAAAGAGTTAACCGTTGTATCTAACAACTGCGGTGTTGATGATTTTGGTTTAGGTATTTTATTGCAAGATAAACAAATAAAAAAAGTAATTGCCTCGTATGTTGGAGAAAACGCCCTATTTGAGCAGCAATTATTAAATGGCGAAATAGATGTTGAGCTTACGCCACAAGGAACACTTGCAGAAAAAATGCGCGCTGGTGGTGCCGGTATTCCCGCATTTTATACCGCTACAGGTTACGGTACGCCCGTTGCAGAGGGTAAAGATGTAAAAGAATTTGATGGTCGCCCTTACATTTTAGAAGAGTCTATCACGGGTGAATTTGCCATTGTGAAAGCGTGGAAGGCTGACCGGTATGGAAACCTGGTATTTAGACATACCGCAATGAACTTTAACCCAATGGCTGCAACAGCAGGAAAAATTACTGTGGCAGAAGTGGAAGAAATCGTCGAGCCGGGTGAACTTGAACCAAGCCAAATCCACACCCCTGGTATTTATGTAAATCGCGTGATTAAAGGTAACTTTGAAAAACGCATTGAACGTGTAACAACACGAGATTGAGCAGGAGCAAAGTAATGGCATTATCACGTGAACAAGTTGCAATGCGCGTTGCGCAAGAACTACAAGATGGTTACTACGTTAATTTGGGCATAGGAATTCCGACACTCGTCGCAAACTATGTACCTGATGATATTGAAGTTATGCTACAGTCAGAAAATGGCCTATTAGGTATGGGGCAATACCCAACTAAAGCTGAGCTTGATGCTGATATGATTAACGCGGGTAAAGAAACCGTGACAGCAGCCACAGGTGCTGCCATATTTAATAGTGCAGATAGTTTTGCCATGATACGGGGTGGTCATGTAGACTTAACAGTTCTTGGTGCTTTTGAAGTTGACCAGAACGGTAACATCGCGTCATGGATGATCCCCAAAAAGCTTATTAAAGGCATGGGCGGCGCAATGGACTTAGTTGCTGGCGCAAAAAATATAATTGTTACAATGACCCATGCCAGTAAGCATGGTGAATCTAAGCTTCTTGAAGCATGTAGTTTACCGCTTACCGGTGTAAATTGCGTAAAGAAAATAGTAACAGATTTAGCCGTTTTAGAAGTTAAAGACGGCGCATTTCATTTAATAGAGCGTGCACCTGGTGTATCTGTAGATGAAATTATTAGCAAAACAGCAGGTAAATTACTTGTTGACGGTGAAGTACCAGAAATGGTTTTATAAGATTATTATATAGTTAACTTTACCCTGTACCGACCTCATTCCCAGTGCCAATGGCGCTGAGTTACCCAAAATCCCTCGTAAGAGGGATTTTTTTTGCTATCAATACTATTTTTATGGTTAATTAATACACGCTTAATAAATTATTATCTATAATAGATGCATAAATACTGTGTTATTTAGCTAGAGCTATTGCACTAATTTGTTGTTATGATGCACCAAAATTGTGAAGCTGCCCTATCAATAAAATTAAGTTATT
This DNA window, taken from Pseudoalteromonas marina, encodes the following:
- a CDS encoding CoA transferase subunit A; protein product: MAGFDKVVSSYEAAMEGLKDGDTIIAGGFGLCGIPEGLIKQIKKMNTKELTVVSNNCGVDDFGLGILLQDKQIKKVIASYVGENALFEQQLLNGEIDVELTPQGTLAEKMRAGGAGIPAFYTATGYGTPVAEGKDVKEFDGRPYILEESITGEFAIVKAWKADRYGNLVFRHTAMNFNPMAATAGKITVAEVEEIVEPGELEPSQIHTPGIYVNRVIKGNFEKRIERVTTRD
- a CDS encoding 3-oxoacid CoA-transferase subunit B; translation: MALSREQVAMRVAQELQDGYYVNLGIGIPTLVANYVPDDIEVMLQSENGLLGMGQYPTKAELDADMINAGKETVTAATGAAIFNSADSFAMIRGGHVDLTVLGAFEVDQNGNIASWMIPKKLIKGMGGAMDLVAGAKNIIVTMTHASKHGESKLLEACSLPLTGVNCVKKIVTDLAVLEVKDGAFHLIERAPGVSVDEIISKTAGKLLVDGEVPEMVL